The stretch of DNA CACGCCAGGGCCTACCGAAGGGAAGGTCATCGCCTACGGGGGGCTTATTTCACTGTGGAGCAGATAGCCTACTTAAACCGGGCCATCCAGAGCGCCATCTTTGGCTGGTGAATCTCTGGCCTTCAGGAACCCAAGGGATTTCTGAAAAATTACCCTGTTTAAAGATGCCGTACCAAATAATGGATTCGTTGAAAGGCGTTGATGTGGGTTCCCGCGGTGAGCAGGATGAGCAGGGCGATAATAAAATAATGATCGGCCAGCCAGAGCTGGGCGGGGAAGAGGGCCGTTAATAAATCATTCAATATAGAACCTGTCCCCAGACAAACCACCCGCTCAGCCCGGCTGAAATAGCCGGCCGAAGTCGACACGCCCAGACCTTCCCCCCGGGCCCGGGCATAACTGACCAGGAAGGAACCGGTCAATAAAAGAAAGAGGAGGGCCGTAGTCAAGGAACGAAAGGGAATGGGGCGGACCGAGAAATAAAGCCAGATACCAAAGATAGCTAAAAAATCGCTGTAGCGGTCCAGAACAGAATCCAGGAAGGCCCCGGAGCGGGTTTTTTGGCCGGCCTTTCGGGCCAATCCGCCGTCCATGGTATCGATAGCCCCTGAAACAAGGACACCGATCCCTCCCAGCCAGAGGGCATAAAGGAAGGCTGGAATGGTCAAAAAGCTGAAGAACAGGGCCAGAAAGGTCAGGTGGTTGGGCTTAATGTCCCGGCGGGAGAAGAATGGGACGGGAACTTCTTCCACCCACTTCAGATAGCGATTTCCCAGTTTGCTTTCACGGAGCAAAGGATTTGTCCATTTTATAGCTCAAAGCTGAAAGTTCAAAGCTCAAAGTTGTCCTTGATTTCGAGTTAAATCCTCATGCCCCTGTGGGCACCACGAATCATGAAAAAGGATTCAAGGTCCGATTGTTTTTAATTCGTTTCATGTGGTCTGGATTCCCGCATTCGCGGGAATGACGAGTTTTTACGAGACCATCAAACTTGAACTCGCATCTTGCATCTTGAAACTTTATTTTCGACCTAAATACTCTTCCATCTGCCGCCTGGAATCCCCCTCTTCCATCTGAACCGGCGGATGCTTCATCAGGTAGGCGGAAACAGGGAGCAGGACACCGGCGTCTCCCCGGTCGCGGGCCACCCGGCAGTACCGTATGGCATCAATGGCCACTCCGGCGCTGTTAGGGGAATCCTGAACCGATAACCGGGCCTCCAATTCCAGAGGGACCCCGCAAAAATTGGTAGCCTCGATACGAATAAAACAGACCTTATTATCCCCTTGCCAGGGAACATAATCGGAAGGCCCGATATGGATGTTTTCTTCGGATAAGGGTCGGCTTAACTGGGATTGAACCGCCTCGGTTTTGGAAATCTTTTTATTTTTTAACCGGCTTCTCTCCAACATATTCAAAAAATCGGTGTTCCCGCCGGTGTTGAGTTGGTAGGTCCGTTTGATGTTAACCCCCCGTTCCTCAAAGAGGTGGGCCAATACCCGGTGAATGATGGTGGCCCCGACCTGGGATTTGATATCATCTCCAATCAGAGGTATCCCCCGTTGTTCAAATTGATCAGCCCACTCCGGCTCGGAAGCGATGAATTCAGGCATACAATTAATCAAACTGATCCCGTTGTTCAGACAACAGGTGGTATAGTATCGGACTGCTTCGGTTGAGCCGACAGGAAGGTAGTTGACCAACATTTCCGCCCCGGTTTCTTTAAGGATTTTTCCCACGTCCACCGGGGGTTCATCGGCCGGCAGAAAGGTTCGTTCCGGTGGAAAATCCTTCATGTGGGGGGCAAAACCGTCCATTATCGGGCCCATCCGGACGGTAATACCATAATCGGGAAGCGAAGGCCAAATGGAATAGACACAATTGGGAAGGGCGAAAGCGGCTTCTCCAAGGGGTCGACCGACTTTCCTCCGGTCAATATCAAAAGCGGCTACGCATTGAATATCCTCGGGCAGATAGCCCCCCAGGGTTTTGTGCATCAACCCTTCCTGAACAGCAGGGTTATGACGGTAAAATTCGATTCCTTGCAGCAGAGCACTGGCACAATTTCCTACACCACAGATAGCGACCCTAATAATCCCTTTTCCCATCCATATCCCCTCTAATACATCACAAGCCAAAAAGAACCGTTAAGCAAAGAATAATTCTCAGATGATACTTTGTAAGAATTTAATAATGAGTAAAAATTATAATAAATCAAATCAAAAATCAACCATGAAATAAAAAAGAGCCTGTCATTAAGTAATTAAAAAGAAATGGAAAACCTCCTTTCTGCTTTTCCTTGTTGGAAAGTTGTGCTAAAAAGAACCTATTTTAAGATTTCTTTCCTGAAGGGAGAAGAGGGGAAGGAGAAACCAGGGTGTTGCCCCTTTATATCAATGAATTTCAAACCGGATCTTTAAAGCAAAAGGCCGAAAAAGCCCGGGAGGTTCTGAGGGACTGTCATCTTTGTCCCCGAAATTGCGGTGTAAATCGGTTGGAAGGGGAACGCGGTTACTGCCGGACAGGCCGGACGGCCCTGGTTTCCAGCGTGGGCCCGCACTTCGGGGAAGAAGCGCCCCTGGTTGGGCAGTTTGGCTCGGGGACCATTTTTTTTGCCTTTTGCAATCTGGGCTGTATCTTTTGCCAAAACTATGAGTTGAGTCATTCAGGGGAAGGCCGGGAGATTTCCCCTGATGCCTTGGCCGACCAAATGCTCCATTTGCAGACCATCGGGTGTCATAATATCAATTGGGTTACGCCCACCCATGTTGTCCCGATGCTTTTGGAAGCCTTAATTATCGCCATCCCCAAAGGGCTGCACCTTCCCCTGGTTTATAACTGCGGAGGATACGAATCCATAGAAACCCTGCGGCTGCTGGAAAATATTGTCGACCTCTATATGCCGGATTTTAAATTTTGGGATCCTGCCGTATCGCAGGAATTGGCCCAAGCCGATGATTATCCAGGGATTGCCCGGGAGGCCATTAGAGAGATGCACCGGCAGGTTGGGGATTTACTGATTGGGCCAAAGGGGATAGCCCAAAAGGGGCTACTGGTCAGACATCTGGTCATGCCCAATAAGAAGGCCGGGACAAAAGCCGTCATGGCCTTTATCGCCCGGGAAATTTCCAGGCAAACCTATGTGAATATAATGGATCAATATCGTCCTTGCGGCCAGGCCCCCGGGTATCCCGGAATCGACCGCAGGATTTTTCCCAAAGAGTACGAGCAAGCCCTGGGAGAGGCGACTGAGGCCGGTCTTTTGCGATTAGACCATGGCCGAAGCCGCAGGATAATAAGACGGGATTGAATTATGGAAAGAATTTTAGCGATTGGTGATATACACGGCTGTTACACTAAACTGGTCCGATTAATGGAAAAAGTAAAGATGAACCCTGAAAAAGACCTCTTAATCTTTATCGGGGATTATATTGACCGGGGGGACCATTCCAAAGAAGTGGTGGACTACCTGATTCAACTTAAAAAAAAGGCTCCTTCGACTATTTTTCTTTTAGGTAACCACGAACAGATGTTGTTGGAATATCTGGATGGGATAAACATCAACCCCTTTCTGTATAACGGCGGTCATAAGACCCTGGTCAGTTACTTCGGGCCTGGACCTCTTTCCTCTTTCATAGAGCACCCTTTGGTTTTTCCTGCCGACCATCTGGAATTTTTTAATTCCTTGCGGCCCTACTATGAGATGAAGGATTATATCTTTACCCATGCCGGACTTAAAGCCAGGATCCCCTTAAGATCCCAGGACCTTTCCGATCTCCTTTGGATTCGGGAAAAATTTCTTTATTCTAAATTCAATTATGGGAAGACTGTTATTTTTGGCCATACCCCCTTTCCGGAACCATTTATTTCCAAACAGAAAATCGGTATTGATACCGGGGCGGTCTATGGCAATAAATTAACCTGTCTCGAGCTGCCGGCCATGAAGTTTTATACGGTATGAAGGGTTAGTATGAAAATAACGTTACGGGTTACGAGTTACGAGTTACGGGTTGCTGGTTTAAAACCAACCTTACTTCGATATTCGTTATTCGACATTCGATATTCGATATTTTCAGGCTTCTTGGTACCCCGCTCCAGAGCGGGGGATGTGGAATTAATGCGAAAATAGTATTAAGGGGGCGGGGATCAGGGGTCGGGGGGCAGTTAAAGAATAGAGTTGCAAGATGCAAGTTTCA from Deltaproteobacteria bacterium encodes:
- a CDS encoding CDP-alcohol phosphatidyltransferase family protein; amino-acid sequence: MLRESKLGNRYLKWVEEVPVPFFSRRDIKPNHLTFLALFFSFLTIPAFLYALWLGGIGVLVSGAIDTMDGGLARKAGQKTRSGAFLDSVLDRYSDFLAIFGIWLYFSVRPIPFRSLTTALLFLLLTGSFLVSYARARGEGLGVSTSAGYFSRAERVVCLGTGSILNDLLTALFPAQLWLADHYFIIALLILLTAGTHINAFQRIHYLVRHL
- a CDS encoding inositol-3-phosphate synthase, translating into MGKGIIRVAICGVGNCASALLQGIEFYRHNPAVQEGLMHKTLGGYLPEDIQCVAAFDIDRRKVGRPLGEAAFALPNCVYSIWPSLPDYGITVRMGPIMDGFAPHMKDFPPERTFLPADEPPVDVGKILKETGAEMLVNYLPVGSTEAVRYYTTCCLNNGISLINCMPEFIASEPEWADQFEQRGIPLIGDDIKSQVGATIIHRVLAHLFEERGVNIKRTYQLNTGGNTDFLNMLERSRLKNKKISKTEAVQSQLSRPLSEENIHIGPSDYVPWQGDNKVCFIRIEATNFCGVPLELEARLSVQDSPNSAGVAIDAIRYCRVARDRGDAGVLLPVSAYLMKHPPVQMEEGDSRRQMEEYLGRK
- a CDS encoding radical SAM protein, translating into MPLYINEFQTGSLKQKAEKAREVLRDCHLCPRNCGVNRLEGERGYCRTGRTALVSSVGPHFGEEAPLVGQFGSGTIFFAFCNLGCIFCQNYELSHSGEGREISPDALADQMLHLQTIGCHNINWVTPTHVVPMLLEALIIAIPKGLHLPLVYNCGGYESIETLRLLENIVDLYMPDFKFWDPAVSQELAQADDYPGIAREAIREMHRQVGDLLIGPKGIAQKGLLVRHLVMPNKKAGTKAVMAFIAREISRQTYVNIMDQYRPCGQAPGYPGIDRRIFPKEYEQALGEATEAGLLRLDHGRSRRIIRRD
- a CDS encoding serine/threonine protein phosphatase translates to MERILAIGDIHGCYTKLVRLMEKVKMNPEKDLLIFIGDYIDRGDHSKEVVDYLIQLKKKAPSTIFLLGNHEQMLLEYLDGININPFLYNGGHKTLVSYFGPGPLSSFIEHPLVFPADHLEFFNSLRPYYEMKDYIFTHAGLKARIPLRSQDLSDLLWIREKFLYSKFNYGKTVIFGHTPFPEPFISKQKIGIDTGAVYGNKLTCLELPAMKFYTV